Below is a window of Yersinia kristensenii DNA.
CTTTTGGGCGAGGTACTCAATCGCCAAGCCCGTGCTGAAAAATTTATCAATTTTTATCAACAGCATATGCAGCTTATCCAGCAGCGTTTGGCTCATTATCAAGGGCGAAAACCGACGGTCATGTTGCACTTGCATCTCGGGCGACGGGAAAGCTGTTGTACCACCGCTTCTAAGGGCAATCTGGGTGATTTGATTGCTTTCGCTGGTGGCGACAATATCGCCATTTCTCGTATTAATACTGTTTATGGTGAGCTGAATCCGGAAAATGTGCTGCAAGCCAATCCCGATATTTATATTGCAACTGGCATGGCAGGCCCGACTGGAAAACGCTTCTCCAGCTTACAATTAGGGCCGTTGGTTAATACCGAACAAGCGCAGCACAGCTTTCAACAGGTGCTATCAGGACAACCGATTCTTTCTCATCTTAATGCCGTAACACAGGGGCGGGCCTACAGTATCTGGCACAATTTCTACCTCAGCCCCTACCACGTTGTGGCGGTAGAAATGTTCGCAAAAGCTTTCTACCCTGATCTATTTGCCGATATCAATCCGCAACAAACTTTCCAACAATTATATCAACAATTTTTGCCGTTACCTTTCTCAGGGATTTATTGGAGTCAGTTAGAAAATGAAAATAATTAAGCACCAGCATAGGTACTGGTGCAGCCTGCCGCTGCTTGTTATGGGGTCAGCCGCCCAAGCTGTTGATTCTCAAGCAGCAACTAAAAATAGCGAAGAAAAAAACAAAATAGTTGTTATTGGTCAGCAACGGGAAGCTGATTCGCAAAGCTACCAGCCAACGACCAGTATCACCGGGACACGCACTGAAACCAATCTGTTAAATGTGCCGCAGGCGGTTAACGTGGTCCCACGGCAAGTATTGCGCGATCAGGCGGTAAGAAACATTGATGAGGCGCTGTACAACGTCAGTGGCATCACTCAATCAAATACATTGGGTGGCACGCAAGATGCTGTGATGAAGCGCGGGTTTGGTGATAACCGTGATGGTTCCATCCTGCGCGATGGCGTGCGCTCGGCGCAAGCACGCAATTTCACACCCACCACTGAGCGGGTCGAAGTCTTAAAAGGCCCTGCCTCCATGTTATATGGCATGGGTGAACCGGGTGGGGTGATCAATATGATTACCAAGAAACCACAGTTAGTGCAGCAAACACATATTGAAGGGTGGGGCAGCAGTTTTAAAGGCGGCGGTGGTCAGTTGGATGTCACCGGCCCCTTAGGGCAATCTGGTTTTGCTTACCGGATGATTGTTGATCACGATGAAACGGATTATTGGCGCAACTTTGGCCGGAATCGTCAAACTGTCGTC
It encodes the following:
- a CDS encoding ABC transporter substrate-binding protein: MRYFQFISVFFLLTLSLNSQAKNVTDILGRQVAVPDNPQRIILGESRMLYTLALLEPDNPAQRIIGWPADLERFDAQSWQLYTQKFPEIAQIPIIGSGNIRQINVERLIQLQPDLIIFPRFARAEGDDGTLAALTKAGIPVIYVDLRVDLLKNTIPSIKLLGEVLNRQARAEKFINFYQQHMQLIQQRLAHYQGRKPTVMLHLHLGRRESCCTTASKGNLGDLIAFAGGDNIAISRINTVYGELNPENVLQANPDIYIATGMAGPTGKRFSSLQLGPLVNTEQAQHSFQQVLSGQPILSHLNAVTQGRAYSIWHNFYLSPYHVVAVEMFAKAFYPDLFADINPQQTFQQLYQQFLPLPFSGIYWSQLENENN